From the Neoarius graeffei isolate fNeoGra1 chromosome 1, fNeoGra1.pri, whole genome shotgun sequence genome, one window contains:
- the LOC132890095 gene encoding uncharacterized protein LOC132890095: MVKLLRWVMVEQTVLSNEAGSSTAMEKEGLTRALAQLEEEGVAVKELVTDRHVSIRKMMRDHHPTIRHSVDIWHIDKGMGKKLTALGKERGCDLVKKWKPAISKHLYWCVNKGKGDPDVSVAAWKALENHVINIHTHDDPKFDKCLHGEIEEREWFKPSTKAYTKLKEIAFSKNMMKDIRQLTPNSITSGVESFHSLLNHMAPKMLQFSYHAIRARLV; the protein is encoded by the exons ATGGTGAAATTATTGCGATGGGTGATGGTCGAGCAGACAGTCCTG TCAAACGAAGCTGGATCGAGCACGGCAATGGAGAAGGAAGGCCTCACCCGAGCATTAGCCCAATTAGAAGAAGAGGGTGTCGCAGTCAAGGAACTTGTAACTGATAGACATGTGTCTATAAGAAAGATGATGAGAGATCACCATCCAACTATTAGACACAGTGTTGACATATGGCACATCGATAAAG GAATGGGCAAAAAGCTGACAGCACTTGGAAAGGAGAGAGGGTGTGACTTGGTTAAAAAATGGAAGCCAGCCATTTCCAAGCATCTATACTGGTGTGTCAACAAGGGTAAGGGGGACCCTGATGTCTCAGTGGCAGCATGGAAGGCTTTGGAAAACCATGTGATAAACATCCACACCCATGATGATCCAAAGTTTGACAAATGTCTCCATGGGGAGATAGAGGAGAGAGAATGGTTCAAACCTA GTACAAAGGCCTACACCAAGTTGAAAGAGATAGCTTTCTCAAAAAATATGATGAAGGATATCAGACAACTGACCCCTAACAGTATCACCTCTGGAGTTGAATCATTTCATTCATTACTCAATCATATGGCTCCCAAGATGTTACAGTTCAGCTATCATGCTATTCGTGCTAGGTTAGTATAA